The Echinicola rosea genome has a segment encoding these proteins:
- a CDS encoding sulfatase-like hydrolase/transferase, whose protein sequence is MKTKGTGYYIGLLISFGLLVAFDLQGQNRPNVVVIYTDDHRYSGVGALMDGQVDTPNMDRLVEEGVSFDRAYLMGAFTGATCVASRAMLLTGRNVFNLKGAGHTIPANHPTLGEVFRKSGYYAYIIGKWHQDNASLVRSFDSGAALMSRGMYLEDHFRMPLWDWDPSGEYPLEKGYVIKTDHQGKWYRKGLEGVGPRGPIATEDQGPHTSKIYAHEAKKFLEEYDKKPPFLMYLAFHAPHDPRQAPREFRNAYPTDQIHLLPSYMPMHGFDNGHMFLRDEELAPWPRTEDRMKEELADYYAIISHMDAQIGKVVNALKANGKYKNTIIVLVGDSGLAVGNHGLMGKQNLYDEDGIHVPFVFSGGAVRARGRREQAFAYIHDILPTLGELTGVPVPKNIDGKSLATIIIGEEESVRDHTYHAYRQFQRAYRKGDYKLIEYVRARDSNKELGGFQAGSKVTQLFNIAKDPWEINNLAINPNYSDKVKELQKEMKAMAEKLNDNKSQLGMEYDFWDYYQ, encoded by the coding sequence ATGAAGACTAAAGGAACTGGTTATTATATCGGGCTCTTGATTAGCTTCGGCTTGCTGGTTGCATTCGATTTGCAGGGGCAGAACAGGCCTAATGTGGTCGTTATCTATACGGATGATCATCGGTATTCTGGGGTAGGAGCCTTGATGGATGGGCAGGTCGATACGCCAAATATGGATAGGCTGGTGGAGGAAGGGGTGTCCTTTGACAGGGCGTACCTGATGGGGGCATTTACGGGAGCTACCTGCGTTGCGAGCAGGGCCATGCTGTTGACTGGCCGGAATGTTTTTAACCTAAAGGGAGCGGGCCATACGATTCCGGCAAATCATCCCACCCTAGGAGAGGTGTTCAGGAAATCAGGTTATTATGCCTATATCATAGGCAAGTGGCACCAAGACAATGCTTCTTTGGTAAGGTCATTTGATAGTGGGGCGGCATTGATGAGCAGAGGCATGTATTTGGAAGACCACTTTCGTATGCCCCTGTGGGACTGGGATCCTAGTGGAGAGTACCCGCTTGAGAAGGGATATGTGATCAAGACCGACCATCAAGGCAAGTGGTACCGGAAAGGGCTGGAAGGGGTAGGGCCTCGTGGACCTATTGCTACCGAGGATCAAGGTCCCCATACTTCCAAGATATATGCACATGAAGCCAAAAAGTTCTTGGAAGAGTACGATAAAAAGCCCCCCTTTTTAATGTATTTGGCTTTTCATGCACCCCACGACCCAAGACAAGCACCTAGGGAATTCAGAAATGCCTATCCTACTGATCAAATCCATCTCCTTCCCTCTTATATGCCCATGCATGGCTTTGATAATGGCCATATGTTTTTGCGGGATGAGGAATTGGCCCCTTGGCCAAGGACAGAGGATAGGATGAAAGAGGAGCTAGCGGACTATTACGCCATCATTAGTCACATGGATGCCCAGATAGGGAAAGTAGTAAATGCCTTAAAGGCCAATGGAAAGTATAAGAATACGATTATCGTGTTGGTAGGTGACAGTGGATTGGCAGTAGGCAATCATGGCTTGATGGGAAAACAAAATCTATACGATGAAGATGGAATTCACGTGCCTTTTGTGTTCAGCGGAGGGGCAGTTCGGGCAAGAGGCAGAAGGGAGCAGGCCTTTGCCTATATCCATGATATCTTACCCACCCTGGGAGAGCTTACAGGCGTCCCCGTACCAAAGAACATAGACGGCAAAAGTTTAGCCACTATCATCATAGGAGAAGAAGAAAGTGTGCGGGATCATACCTACCATGCCTATCGGCAATTTCAAAGGGCATACAGAAAAGGCGATTACAAATTAATTGAGTATGTCAGGGCAAGAGATAGCAATAAGGAATTAGGGGGATTTCAGGCGGGGTCTAAGGTGACCCAACTCTTCAACATCGCCAAAGACCCTTGGGAGATAAATAATTTAGCGATAAACCCCAACTATTCTGATAAAGTCAAAGAGCTTCAAAAAGAAATGAAAGCAATGGCCGAAAAGCTGAATGACAACAAATCCCAGCTGGGTATGGAATATGATTTTTGGGATTATTACCAGTGA
- a CDS encoding sulfatase family protein: protein MTKSIKRLAPQILFICMYFYGQVNAQQPNVLIIVSDDQGWNDVGFNGGTDIPTPYLDSLAADGVVFDQGYASHPYCSPSRAGLLSGRYQQRFGHENNIPYESATDDDGLPLSEQMLSEYLVEKGYSTAAIGKWHLGDHEKFWPINRGFEHWFGFFGGGLNYWGDTGNKPENHGVLRDGQIVPKEQLSYLTDDFTQEAATYIDQFSKDQRPFFMYLAYNAPHAPIQAPSKYLDKVNHIEDGDRAAYAAMVIGMDEGIGRVIQKLKDTGQYENTLIFFYSDNGGHLHGASNAPFRGHKGMLFEGGIRVPFLVSWPAGIQGGQHYDHPISALDIFPTVLAAADIPSPSKPLDGVNLLPFLTGMEKKPQRMLYWRYSDGAGYAVRDGNYKLVYSGYKEDYFLFDLEEDPYEQQDIKAIFPEKTQLLKESYANWNEGTVPAMWQDPHAENVLKEEAQRQRIIDKAKSGER, encoded by the coding sequence ATGACCAAATCTATTAAACGTCTTGCCCCTCAAATTCTATTTATTTGCATGTACTTCTATGGGCAAGTAAATGCTCAGCAACCCAATGTCCTGATCATCGTTTCGGATGACCAGGGCTGGAATGATGTTGGCTTTAACGGCGGTACTGATATCCCTACTCCGTATTTAGATTCCTTGGCTGCAGATGGGGTAGTGTTTGACCAGGGTTATGCCTCCCATCCCTATTGCAGTCCCAGCAGGGCGGGCTTACTTTCGGGAAGATACCAACAGCGTTTTGGTCATGAAAACAACATTCCCTATGAGTCTGCCACTGATGATGATGGCCTGCCGCTAAGTGAGCAGATGCTGTCCGAGTACCTCGTGGAGAAAGGGTATTCCACGGCTGCCATTGGAAAATGGCACTTGGGAGACCATGAAAAATTCTGGCCGATCAACCGTGGTTTTGAACATTGGTTTGGTTTTTTTGGTGGAGGGTTGAATTATTGGGGAGATACCGGTAACAAGCCAGAAAACCATGGGGTATTGAGGGATGGTCAAATAGTACCAAAGGAGCAGCTGAGCTACCTTACCGATGACTTTACGCAGGAGGCAGCAACGTATATTGACCAATTCAGTAAAGACCAACGTCCATTTTTTATGTATTTGGCCTATAATGCTCCCCATGCCCCCATACAAGCTCCGTCCAAGTACCTTGATAAGGTCAACCATATCGAAGATGGAGACAGGGCCGCCTATGCAGCCATGGTGATAGGAATGGATGAAGGGATAGGCCGGGTAATTCAAAAACTGAAAGATACTGGCCAGTATGAAAACACCTTGATATTTTTTTACAGCGACAATGGAGGACATCTACATGGTGCCAGCAATGCTCCTTTTCGTGGGCATAAGGGGATGTTGTTTGAAGGAGGGATAAGGGTGCCGTTTTTGGTATCCTGGCCAGCAGGCATTCAAGGAGGCCAACATTACGATCATCCTATCTCTGCGTTGGATATTTTCCCCACGGTATTGGCAGCGGCAGACATCCCTAGCCCTTCGAAGCCACTTGACGGCGTGAACTTGCTGCCTTTCCTCACCGGAATGGAGAAAAAGCCCCAAAGAATGTTATACTGGAGGTATTCGGATGGGGCAGGATATGCCGTGAGAGATGGGAATTATAAGCTGGTATATTCAGGCTACAAGGAGGACTATTTCCTGTTTGACCTAGAGGAAGACCCCTACGAACAGCAGGATATCAAAGCAATTTTTCCTGAAAAAACACAGCTGCTGAAGGAAAGTTATGCCAACTGGAACGAGGGCACCGTACCGGCAATGTGGCAAGATCCCCACGCAGAAAACGTGCTAAAGGAAGAGGCCCAAAGACAGAGGATCATCGATAAGGCAAAAAGCGGGGAGAGATGA
- a CDS encoding glycoside hydrolase family 28 protein, whose product MKACKVLMGVLLWMHFPGGLYADGIVSILDFGAIGDGGTINTVFIQEAIDHQAKNGGGIVVVPRGNFVTGTLILQDDITLMLQEGAKIWGSQDPRDYKSIDTFVDATGQTRGKCLIGALGVENVAIVGEGTIDGRGENFQKTILENYMTDQGVDRVDFGKLMGNRPFLLRFVQSKHIQIEGVHLRQPAAWTCHFYQSSQIHVEDVTIYSHAHKNNDGIDLDSSHRVKIKNCKIDTGDDAICIKSTSLIPSHHIKVRDCWLKSDWGALKFGTESMGDFHHISVKNCTIADTKGGGIKILSVDGANIHHININSVKMINTEMPVFIRLGERSRTYRGAPPQSTGSVRKVSIKNIEAGIRSNDSLRIDPPTAIFITGTKDHLIESVKLKNIHISTPGGGKYSQRQLEIPTMPERYPEFSFFGVLPSFGLVAQHVESLKAKRLTFEVKGYEYREAVWLNNVIRPTIKTIKDED is encoded by the coding sequence ATGAAGGCCTGTAAAGTGCTAATGGGAGTTTTGTTATGGATGCATTTCCCCGGAGGATTGTATGCTGATGGCATCGTGTCCATTTTGGATTTTGGAGCGATAGGAGATGGTGGGACCATCAACACGGTATTTATCCAAGAAGCCATCGACCATCAGGCAAAGAATGGAGGCGGGATCGTGGTGGTGCCTAGAGGAAACTTTGTCACCGGGACTTTAATCCTTCAGGATGACATTACGCTAATGCTCCAAGAAGGTGCCAAAATATGGGGTAGCCAAGATCCAAGGGATTACAAAAGCATCGATACTTTTGTAGACGCCACTGGACAGACCAGGGGGAAATGTTTGATTGGAGCCCTTGGGGTGGAGAATGTGGCCATAGTGGGGGAAGGGACCATTGATGGTAGGGGAGAGAATTTCCAAAAAACAATTTTGGAAAATTACATGACGGACCAAGGAGTTGATCGAGTTGATTTTGGAAAGTTAATGGGGAATAGACCATTTCTTTTGCGATTTGTACAGAGTAAGCATATCCAAATCGAAGGAGTGCACCTGCGACAGCCAGCTGCTTGGACCTGCCATTTTTATCAGTCTTCCCAAATCCACGTAGAGGATGTAACCATCTATAGCCATGCCCATAAAAATAACGACGGAATTGACTTGGATTCTAGCCATAGGGTGAAGATAAAAAACTGTAAAATAGATACAGGGGATGATGCTATCTGCATAAAGTCTACCAGTCTGATCCCCTCACATCATATCAAAGTACGAGATTGTTGGTTGAAGAGCGATTGGGGAGCCTTAAAATTTGGTACTGAGTCCATGGGGGATTTTCATCATATATCAGTTAAAAACTGTACCATTGCTGATACCAAGGGTGGTGGAATAAAAATATTATCAGTAGATGGCGCCAATATTCACCACATCAATATCAATAGCGTAAAAATGATCAATACCGAGATGCCGGTTTTTATAAGGTTGGGCGAGCGCAGCCGTACCTATCGGGGTGCACCGCCCCAGTCTACCGGAAGTGTAAGGAAGGTATCTATCAAGAATATTGAAGCAGGAATACGGTCAAATGACTCGTTAAGGATAGACCCACCAACGGCAATTTTTATAACTGGCACAAAAGACCACCTAATAGAATCAGTCAAATTAAAAAATATACATATATCCACACCTGGAGGTGGAAAATATTCGCAGCGCCAATTGGAAATTCCCACTATGCCAGAGCGATATCCGGAATTTAGTTTTTTCGGGGTACTTCCTTCATTTGGGCTGGTGGCGCAGCATGTGGAATCCCTAAAAGCCAAAAGATTGACCTTCGAGGTGAAAGGGTATGAATATAGGGAGGCCGTCTGGTTAAATAACGTCATCAGACCTACTATAAAAACAATTAAAGATGAAGACTAA
- a CDS encoding glycoside hydrolase family 28 protein: MKVVLSIYCSFFLCLAAYAIDYDVRDHGAIGDGKQLDTESVQAAIDSCHKNGGGKVIIPSGYTVLVGTIFLKSHVTLYIERGAVLLGSPDIADYSEDTHKNMYKNEPHMDRCLIFAKDAEDFGIEGNGTIDGNGHPRYFNRKTGRPMLIRFLSCKDITMRAVTLQHPAAWTSAWLYCKNIVVEGITITSRVNHNGDGLDFDGCQNVRVSNSSFDTSDDSICLQASRPDVPCRDITVTNCVFTSKWAGMRIGLLSRGDFESVTVSNCTFRNIQDAGLKIQMNEGGAMKNMVFNNLVMKNVPRPVFMTFAQQKAYVDAPEEMYPMEAMKGFSFDHLTIDNAEMDKNSCFFITGMPGHPIEDVSFSNIHFVHPGGGNEEDANRVDLPEYTLEVLDGWWPEFHLVGTLPASAFYLRHVSGVRLEGVNLQVKSPEQRPAVVLEDVRHYHIDSVYQNYDLVTNEKGVEIR, encoded by the coding sequence ATGAAAGTGGTATTGTCAATATATTGCAGCTTTTTCCTGTGCTTGGCAGCCTATGCCATAGACTATGATGTACGAGATCATGGCGCCATTGGTGATGGGAAGCAGCTGGATACGGAATCCGTACAAGCGGCAATAGATAGCTGCCATAAGAATGGTGGAGGGAAAGTCATTATACCCAGTGGATATACGGTGTTGGTGGGTACCATTTTTCTCAAAAGCCATGTCACCCTTTACATAGAGCGGGGGGCTGTATTGCTGGGAAGTCCTGATATAGCGGATTATAGTGAAGATACCCATAAAAACATGTACAAAAACGAACCTCATATGGATCGTTGTCTCATTTTTGCAAAGGATGCGGAGGATTTTGGGATCGAAGGTAACGGGACCATTGATGGAAATGGGCATCCCCGGTACTTCAACCGGAAGACAGGTAGACCCATGCTGATCAGGTTTTTAAGTTGCAAGGACATTACGATGAGGGCAGTCACGCTGCAACACCCCGCAGCTTGGACTTCTGCTTGGTTATATTGTAAAAATATTGTGGTGGAGGGCATTACCATCACTAGCCGAGTCAACCATAACGGAGACGGATTGGATTTCGATGGCTGCCAAAATGTGCGCGTATCCAATTCCTCTTTCGATACCAGTGATGATTCCATCTGCCTTCAAGCGTCCCGGCCTGATGTCCCCTGTCGAGACATCACCGTTACCAATTGTGTGTTTACATCAAAGTGGGCGGGAATGCGCATTGGATTATTGTCCCGAGGAGATTTTGAATCGGTGACGGTTTCCAACTGTACCTTTAGAAATATCCAGGATGCGGGCTTGAAAATTCAAATGAATGAAGGTGGTGCCATGAAAAACATGGTGTTTAACAACTTGGTGATGAAAAATGTACCAAGGCCAGTTTTTATGACTTTTGCCCAGCAAAAAGCCTATGTGGATGCACCAGAGGAGATGTACCCTATGGAAGCGATGAAGGGGTTTTCATTTGATCATTTGACCATTGATAATGCTGAAATGGATAAAAATTCATGTTTTTTTATTACGGGGATGCCCGGGCACCCGATCGAAGATGTAAGTTTTTCAAATATCCATTTTGTCCACCCTGGCGGTGGAAATGAAGAAGATGCCAATCGGGTCGATTTGCCAGAATATACATTGGAAGTGTTGGATGGATGGTGGCCAGAGTTCCACTTGGTAGGCACTTTACCGGCATCTGCTTTTTATTTGCGTCATGTAAGTGGGGTGAGGTTGGAAGGGGTAAACCTACAAGTGAAATCACCCGAACAGCGACCGGCGGTAGTTCTGGAGGACGTCCGGCATTACCACATAGATAGTGTTTATCAAAATTACGATTTAGTGACCAACGAAAAAGGAGTGGAAATAAGATGA
- a CDS encoding sulfatase-like hydrolase/transferase — translation MKIRMILFLTLSVWFVCQTVKAQNTTRPNFIFILTDDQPYGYMGCTGNDIVNTPNLDQLASEGVLFTNTHVTSAICTPSRASILLSQYERQHGINFNSGTSLSPAAWEDSYPVRFRDHGYFTGWIGKNHVPVGEGGYESGVMEKSFDFWYAGHGHLGFYPKDRHEIFSNAEQDTQIEIIGEGVDYFLSSSEKEDGAMRFLKDRPADQPFMLSVCFNLPHSAGTRSMEMRATDDDLYKSLYRELEIPLPDHYIEKKDITKPKLPEELLRTEDRQSGYDYVDTPADTREIYTRQLQALTGIDRFVGNLRQVLEKEGLSENTVIVFTSDHGLFMGQYGLGGKALCYEQTTHVPLIYYDPSLKNEVAGMRSNALVQTIDIAPTMLGRARINVPDSYQGKSLGPLLAGQEEIRKYIFTENLWSTQFGNPRCEAVQNKEWKYIRYYENNTIPAREKVKAAKKFDMPLNPLLYQVHDFDMVQYGYFATAYQRSEAPVYEELYHLAKDPDELYNRIGDPEAQEVLRHFRKVWSEEIIEAAGTGYPRVLRYTYDSEIEHNRKYNSK, via the coding sequence ATGAAGATTCGGATGATTTTATTTCTGACGCTAAGTGTATGGTTTGTTTGCCAGACAGTCAAGGCACAAAACACTACTCGGCCCAATTTTATATTTATCCTGACGGATGACCAGCCATATGGATACATGGGCTGTACGGGCAACGACATCGTCAATACCCCAAATCTAGATCAGTTGGCATCGGAGGGAGTACTTTTTACCAACACCCATGTGACCAGTGCCATCTGTACACCGAGCCGCGCCAGTATCCTACTGAGCCAATATGAACGGCAGCACGGGATCAACTTCAACTCCGGAACGAGCCTTTCTCCTGCTGCCTGGGAGGACAGTTACCCTGTACGGTTTCGTGACCACGGATATTTTACTGGATGGATAGGTAAAAACCACGTTCCCGTCGGTGAAGGCGGCTATGAAAGTGGGGTGATGGAAAAGTCTTTTGACTTTTGGTATGCCGGTCATGGCCATTTGGGATTTTATCCCAAGGACAGACATGAGATATTCAGCAATGCAGAGCAGGATACCCAAATAGAAATCATCGGAGAAGGAGTAGATTATTTTTTAAGCAGTTCCGAAAAGGAAGATGGTGCCATGCGGTTTTTGAAGGACAGGCCAGCAGATCAGCCGTTTATGTTGTCGGTATGCTTCAATTTGCCCCACAGTGCTGGGACCAGAAGTATGGAGATGCGTGCAACTGATGATGATCTATATAAGTCCCTTTATCGGGAGTTAGAAATCCCTCTTCCCGATCACTACATAGAAAAAAAAGACATCACCAAGCCTAAATTACCAGAAGAACTCCTAAGGACGGAGGACAGGCAATCCGGCTATGACTATGTGGATACACCAGCCGACACGCGGGAGATCTATACCCGACAGCTCCAGGCGCTCACAGGCATAGATCGATTTGTGGGAAATCTTCGCCAAGTATTGGAAAAGGAGGGTTTGTCGGAAAATACGGTTATTGTCTTCACTTCAGACCATGGACTGTTTATGGGGCAATATGGGCTGGGGGGAAAGGCACTTTGCTATGAACAGACCACTCATGTCCCCTTGATTTATTATGATCCATCGCTGAAAAATGAGGTTGCTGGCATGAGGTCCAATGCACTGGTTCAAACCATTGATATAGCGCCGACGATGTTGGGGCGGGCACGAATTAATGTGCCTGATAGCTATCAGGGGAAATCTTTAGGGCCTCTTTTGGCAGGCCAAGAGGAAATTCGAAAGTATATTTTTACCGAAAATCTATGGTCTACCCAATTCGGTAATCCACGATGTGAAGCTGTCCAGAATAAGGAATGGAAATACATCAGGTATTATGAAAACAATACGATTCCTGCTAGGGAAAAAGTAAAGGCGGCCAAAAAATTTGATATGCCACTAAATCCACTGCTGTACCAAGTGCATGATTTTGATATGGTACAGTACGGCTATTTTGCGACAGCTTACCAGCGATCGGAAGCACCAGTCTATGAAGAACTTTATCATCTTGCCAAAGACCCGGATGAACTTTATAACCGGATCGGGGATCCTGAAGCACAGGAAGTGTTGAGGCATTTTAGGAAGGTGTGGAGCGAGGAGATTATAGAAGCTGCAGGCACCGGATATCCCCGGGTGCTGAGGTATACCTATGATAGTGAAATCGAACATAACCGAAAATACAATTCCAAATAA
- a CDS encoding glycoside hydrolase family 2 protein yields MKDLKNSMLVLLILTWGIWDNGVQAQTLPHGFPSTDRSKSTINQDWKFHLGDPEGGFYGASYDDSSWETVTLPHTLSLTSLSLDGMQDEKTQLEFHREVGWYRRQVNVPENDKKVYLEFEGAHQVTDLWVNGKHVGKHEVGGYTPFHFDITDHVEKGTSNQITLLVDNRRNEAVPPDPGPFDYVKFSGLYRDVYLVQTHSVHVGFNWESMTSGVTITTPTVDPVNRNATINVKTSVKNDLPEPVETKVLTRIIDQEGMVVMRLTQTAKIPAGQSYQYNQIGSLEDNVQLWDIDNPYLYRVNSVVVVNDQTVDYVENNLGIRKFELDPQQGFILNGKPIELIGFNRHQQYPYVGDAVPNSLHYKDMLQFKEFGFNVMRTAHYPQDDAILDACDRLGILVYEEAPSWIDMSKSPQWWENFEKAERTMIRNHRNHPSVVIWGGGINHRGYVPRVHNTAKQEDPTRLTASQGARWTGWQSSGLTDINANMLYGPFIWDRSEPMFAMEGHAGPKALAPFRADSLMTGLISWTAHAYYTFHPSHDKANDPIDRTRSGAMTIFRYPRPDLHWYKAEMKEEPFIYIPQDWTAGTDSITVFSNASEVVLYVNEKEIARKKPSQDTAFIGLHHAPFVFNDVTYEEGTLKAVAANSDGDPVSFVRRTPKKASKIVLEVDTVGRDFTADGSDILMTYAKVVDENGTVVRDYDGKVRFSVEGDASIIGDSKDINANPMFTEYGVAPALVRAGKVPGTVTIKASAKGLESGMASVQLVPNDPNWIISQAKPIYDFTSTNVDIGANDQLVQFGWKYWLGKEDETSQYEIPEFPEASVRVATASEDGIIRWLGEMNVIGKYGFVYGDGLLGIDDKGIQLTFSGLPAGTYQLKTWHHAPQSNSDEMDPNKEKLKHIRILDIPHDRSLTVKSDQSEEVVKVTEGKNMQDAKPGIATVYIKVEEGRESVVYINGHEGKGIWLNGFQLSEWFSKY; encoded by the coding sequence ATGAAAGATTTGAAAAATAGCATGCTGGTCTTGCTGATATTGACCTGGGGTATTTGGGACAATGGTGTTCAGGCACAAACCCTACCCCATGGCTTTCCGTCCACTGACCGCAGCAAAAGCACTATCAATCAGGATTGGAAATTTCATTTAGGTGATCCAGAGGGAGGTTTTTACGGAGCAAGCTATGATGACAGCTCTTGGGAAACCGTCACCTTGCCCCACACCTTATCCTTGACTTCCCTTTCATTGGATGGGATGCAGGATGAAAAAACACAGTTGGAATTTCACCGGGAAGTGGGCTGGTACAGAAGGCAGGTCAATGTTCCCGAAAATGACAAAAAAGTGTACCTGGAGTTTGAGGGAGCCCATCAGGTGACGGATTTATGGGTGAATGGAAAGCATGTGGGAAAACATGAGGTAGGCGGATATACACCGTTTCATTTTGATATTACAGATCATGTGGAGAAGGGGACTTCCAATCAAATTACCCTTTTGGTCGACAACCGCCGCAACGAGGCGGTTCCGCCAGATCCAGGGCCATTTGATTACGTAAAGTTCAGTGGCTTGTATCGGGATGTTTACCTTGTCCAGACCCACTCCGTTCACGTAGGATTCAATTGGGAATCGATGACTTCCGGGGTGACCATTACCACGCCTACAGTGGATCCTGTAAATAGGAATGCCACGATCAATGTAAAGACATCCGTAAAAAATGACCTGCCCGAACCTGTAGAAACCAAGGTTTTGACAAGGATTATAGATCAAGAAGGCATGGTCGTGATGCGTTTGACCCAAACTGCCAAGATTCCTGCAGGGCAATCCTATCAGTATAATCAAATAGGAAGTTTGGAAGATAATGTTCAGTTGTGGGATATCGATAACCCTTACCTATATCGGGTCAACTCCGTGGTGGTGGTGAATGACCAGACGGTGGATTATGTAGAAAATAATCTGGGCATTAGGAAATTCGAGCTGGATCCGCAGCAGGGTTTTATCCTCAATGGAAAACCCATAGAGCTCATTGGTTTTAACCGCCATCAGCAATACCCGTATGTCGGTGATGCGGTGCCCAATTCTCTACACTATAAGGACATGCTCCAATTCAAGGAGTTTGGTTTTAATGTCATGAGGACGGCCCACTACCCACAGGATGATGCTATTTTGGATGCTTGTGACCGGTTAGGGATCTTGGTGTATGAGGAGGCTCCTTCTTGGATTGATATGAGCAAAAGCCCACAATGGTGGGAGAATTTCGAAAAAGCCGAGCGGACCATGATCCGTAATCACCGCAACCATCCATCCGTAGTGATTTGGGGAGGAGGGATCAACCACCGCGGGTATGTGCCAAGGGTGCACAATACCGCAAAGCAAGAAGACCCTACGCGTTTAACGGCCTCACAAGGAGCCCGGTGGACCGGATGGCAGTCTTCTGGCCTTACAGATATCAATGCCAATATGCTGTATGGGCCTTTTATTTGGGACCGGTCTGAACCGATGTTTGCGATGGAAGGCCATGCAGGTCCTAAAGCCCTGGCTCCTTTTCGGGCTGATTCCTTGATGACGGGACTGATTTCTTGGACGGCGCATGCCTACTATACTTTTCACCCTAGCCATGATAAGGCCAATGACCCCATAGACAGGACACGAAGTGGAGCTATGACCATTTTTAGGTATCCACGGCCAGATCTGCATTGGTATAAAGCAGAGATGAAAGAGGAGCCTTTTATCTATATTCCACAAGATTGGACCGCGGGAACGGACAGTATCACCGTATTCAGTAATGCGTCTGAAGTGGTGCTGTATGTGAATGAAAAAGAAATAGCTAGAAAGAAGCCTTCTCAGGACACTGCCTTCATTGGTCTGCACCATGCCCCGTTTGTATTCAATGATGTCACGTATGAAGAGGGAACATTAAAAGCAGTAGCAGCCAATAGCGATGGAGACCCTGTTTCCTTTGTCCGGAGGACACCCAAAAAGGCAAGCAAGATTGTGTTGGAGGTGGATACTGTAGGAAGGGATTTTACCGCAGATGGATCAGATATATTGATGACCTATGCAAAGGTGGTCGATGAAAACGGTACTGTGGTCAGGGATTATGATGGCAAAGTGCGGTTTTCTGTGGAAGGCGATGCTTCAATAATCGGAGACAGCAAGGATATTAATGCCAATCCGATGTTTACCGAGTATGGGGTGGCTCCTGCACTGGTCAGGGCCGGGAAGGTACCGGGTACTGTCACCATCAAAGCCTCAGCAAAAGGACTCGAGTCAGGGATGGCCAGTGTACAGCTAGTGCCCAACGACCCGAATTGGATTATATCACAAGCCAAACCGATATATGATTTTACTTCTACAAATGTGGACATAGGAGCCAACGACCAATTGGTTCAGTTTGGATGGAAGTATTGGTTGGGGAAGGAAGATGAAACTTCACAATATGAAATTCCGGAATTTCCAGAAGCTTCTGTCAGGGTCGCTACTGCCAGTGAGGACGGCATCATCAGATGGCTTGGAGAAATGAATGTCATTGGCAAATATGGATTTGTCTATGGAGACGGTCTTCTTGGTATCGATGATAAGGGCATTCAGCTTACTTTTTCAGGCTTGCCTGCTGGTACTTACCAGTTAAAGACTTGGCATCATGCGCCTCAAAGCAACTCTGATGAAATGGATCCGAACAAAGAGAAATTAAAGCATATCAGGATCTTGGATATTCCCCATGATCGTTCATTGACGGTCAAAAGTGACCAATCCGAGGAAGTAGTGAAAGTAACGGAAGGAAAGAACATGCAAGATGCCAAACCTGGGATAGCCACGGTTTATATTAAGGTAGAAGAAGGAAGGGAGTCCGTGGTCTATATCAATGGTCATGAAGGTAAAGGTATCTGGCTAAATGGGTTCCAGTTGTCTGAGTGGTTTTCTAAATACTAA